CGCGCCCGGATGCGCAAGACCCTGCTCGACGCCGCCCAGCAACTGATGGCGCAAGGCGTCACGCCTTCGGTCGCCGAGCTGGCCGAACACGCCCAAGTATCGCGCGCCACCGCCTACCGTTACTTTCCCAGCCAGAGCGCACTGATCGCCGCCGTGGTGGACGAAAGCCTGGGCCCCATCCTCGCGTGGGATTCCGACGCGCCTGACGCGGCGGCGCGCGTCGACGAATTGCTGCGGTTCGCGTATCCGCGCCTGGCGGCGCACGAGGCGCCGCTGCGCGCCGCCATTCAGGTGTCGCTGCAACAGCATGCGCAGGCCAGCGCCGGCAAGGCCGGCGCCGAGCCCCAATTGGTGCGCGGCCACCGCGTCGACATCCTCAGGCGCGCCATCGCGCCCCTGGCCACCGCGCTGACACCGGCGCAGCAGGACCGCGTCGCGCAGGCGCTGTCGCTGGTGTATGGCACCGAGGTGTTCCTGGTGCTCAAGGACATCTGGAAACTCGACCTGCCCGAGGTCACGGACGTCGTGCGCTGGACCGCCAACGCCATCATCACGCAGGCGCTGGCCGAAGCCGGGCCCGGCAAGAAATAGCGCCACTGTCATTCCCACGTCATTCCCCGCCCGCATAGTTGCGCGCTTTGCGGCATGCGCGTTGCATGCCGAGATGACGTTGGAGTGTTGTAGATGCAGTTCGAAGTATCCCGCCTGCGGCGAGCCATCATGCCCTTGTCGCTGGCTTGCGTGACCCTGTTGAGCGCTTGTGGTGGCAGCGATGACGATGACGAGGCCGCCGCCCCCGCGCCGACGCCGCCCGTCGTGACCGACCCCACCCCGCCCGCAGAGCAACCCAAGCCGGTCGAAACGGGCGCGTGGTCCACGGGCGATCTGCACGTGCACACGTTCCAGTCAGACGACGCGCAGGTCAGCCTGGAAAGCGCGCTGGATCAGGCGTTCGACCGCTACAAGCTGGACTGGGCCGCCATTTCGAACCATCTGCGCCTGTCCGGGCGCGACCATACCGGCGTCAACCTGCCCGGCGGATCGATTCCGTTCTCGCAAGGCATGGCGCAGTACGAAGTGCCCTACATCAAACAGGCGCAGGCCGCGGGCCGCTACGCCGGCAAGATCATCTTCTCGTCGTTCGAATGGGACATGCCCACGCATGACCACGTGAACATCGGCATCGGCTACAACGATCCGCAGTCGCCCAAGTCGCTGGAGGCCGTGGCCGAGTTCGAATACCTGTTCACCAACCGCGACCCCAACCTGTTCGACCCGCTGCTCGTCTCGCGCCTGTCCGGCGAAACGCGCGCCTACACCACGCACGCCGACTCGCTGGCCGCGCTGAAGTGGCTGCGCGACAAGTACCCCGACAGCTACATGCTGCTGAACCACCCGTCGCGCTACGCGGGCAAGTACACCATCGCCCAGCTGCGCGAGATGAACGACCTGGCACCGAGCGTCTTCTTCGCCATCGAAGGCATGGTCGGCAACCAGATGGAACCGGACCGTGGCGGCTACGCCACCGCCTACACCGACGCCTTCCTGCCCAACCGCACCTATGGCGGCGCCGACTACCTGGTCGCGCACCTGGGCGGCACGTGGGACGCGCTGCTGGGCGAAGGCCGCCGCATCTGGAACGTGGCCGACTCGGACTACCACTTCCGCACGGCATCGGGCCTGTACAGCAGCGGCTACGCGCCCGGCGAATATTCCAAGACGCACGTCTGGAAGGACGGCGACGACATGGCGGCCGTGGTGGCGGGCTTGAAGAGCGGCCGCATGTTCGGCGTTTTCGGCGATCTGATCGATGCGCTGGACTTCCAGGCCAAGGGCGCCGCCGGCGCCGTGCACATGGGCGGCGAACTCCAGGCGGCCAAGGGTGAAAAGGTCGAGGTCACCATCCGCTTCCGCAGCCCCGAGCGCAACAACTACGAGTACCCGATCGAAAGCGGCAACCCCACCTACGTGAAGCCCACCGTGAACCACGTGGATCTGATCGTCGGCGACGTGACCGAGCGCGCCAAGTCCGGCACCCCGGAATACGACGTCGACACCAACCCCTCGACGCGCGTGCTGGCCCGCTTCACCAAGGCCGACTGGAAGGTGGACGAAGACGGCTACAACGTCATCACGACCACGATCACCGCCGACAAGAGCCAGTACCTGCGCTTGCGCGGCACCAATCTTGGCGTGGACGTGGCCGGCGAAACCGCGGCGGGCGAACCGCTGCCGGACGCCAAGGTCGATTTTGCCGACAACGCGGCGCGCTTCAATGCCATCAACGCCCGCAACTACAACGACCTGTGGTTCTACTCGAACCCGGTGTTCGTGACGGTCGCGAAGTGATCTGACCGGTCCGCGCCGGCGCCGAGGTTATCGGCGCCATGGCGTGGACAAAAAAATGCCCGGCAGAGATATGCCGGGCATTTTGCTTATTGCAGCGCGATCACTGCAACGTGCGGGTG
The DNA window shown above is from Achromobacter spanius and carries:
- a CDS encoding TetR/AcrR family transcriptional regulator yields the protein MIAPASPQAAASGEPPHGPRARMRKTLLDAAQQLMAQGVTPSVAELAEHAQVSRATAYRYFPSQSALIAAVVDESLGPILAWDSDAPDAAARVDELLRFAYPRLAAHEAPLRAAIQVSLQQHAQASAGKAGAEPQLVRGHRVDILRRAIAPLATALTPAQQDRVAQALSLVYGTEVFLVLKDIWKLDLPEVTDVVRWTANAIITQALAEAGPGKK
- a CDS encoding S-layer protein, which encodes MQFEVSRLRRAIMPLSLACVTLLSACGGSDDDDEAAAPAPTPPVVTDPTPPAEQPKPVETGAWSTGDLHVHTFQSDDAQVSLESALDQAFDRYKLDWAAISNHLRLSGRDHTGVNLPGGSIPFSQGMAQYEVPYIKQAQAAGRYAGKIIFSSFEWDMPTHDHVNIGIGYNDPQSPKSLEAVAEFEYLFTNRDPNLFDPLLVSRLSGETRAYTTHADSLAALKWLRDKYPDSYMLLNHPSRYAGKYTIAQLREMNDLAPSVFFAIEGMVGNQMEPDRGGYATAYTDAFLPNRTYGGADYLVAHLGGTWDALLGEGRRIWNVADSDYHFRTASGLYSSGYAPGEYSKTHVWKDGDDMAAVVAGLKSGRMFGVFGDLIDALDFQAKGAAGAVHMGGELQAAKGEKVEVTIRFRSPERNNYEYPIESGNPTYVKPTVNHVDLIVGDVTERAKSGTPEYDVDTNPSTRVLARFTKADWKVDEDGYNVITTTITADKSQYLRLRGTNLGVDVAGETAAGEPLPDAKVDFADNAARFNAINARNYNDLWFYSNPVFVTVAK